In a genomic window of Mycolicibacillus parakoreensis:
- a CDS encoding NADPH:quinone oxidoreductase family protein, protein MRAIVCQQYGPPEDLTLQELPDPTPGPGTVVVRVRAAAVNFPDVLLIDGRYQLQIPTPFTPGSELAGDVIAVGDGVALQPGDRVVGTSFVGAFAEQALLPAAGVSKIPDGIDYAPAAGFGVTYRTAYHALRSIARVAPDDAVVVLGAAGGVGLAAVDLGVALGARVIAAASSPDKLAVCTRRGAHAVIDYDREDLKTRIKEITGDGAQAVLDPVGGSYAEPALRSLARGGRFVTLGYASGSIPSIPLNLVMLKGITVVGMEIRTFAEDFPTENARDLAELAELFADGRVSPYIGARFPLEQTATALRYVADRKAIGKVIIDV, encoded by the coding sequence ATGCGAGCGATCGTCTGCCAACAGTACGGTCCGCCGGAAGACCTCACCCTCCAGGAGCTTCCCGACCCCACGCCCGGTCCGGGCACGGTGGTGGTGCGGGTGCGGGCCGCGGCGGTGAACTTCCCCGACGTGCTGCTGATCGACGGCAGGTACCAGCTGCAGATCCCGACGCCGTTCACCCCCGGCAGCGAGCTGGCCGGTGACGTGATCGCGGTCGGCGACGGGGTGGCGCTTCAACCGGGCGACCGGGTGGTCGGCACCTCCTTCGTGGGGGCGTTCGCCGAACAGGCGCTGCTGCCGGCGGCCGGGGTGTCGAAGATCCCCGACGGGATCGACTACGCACCCGCCGCCGGATTCGGCGTCACCTACCGCACCGCCTACCACGCGCTGCGCTCGATCGCGCGGGTGGCGCCCGACGACGCGGTGGTGGTGCTCGGCGCGGCCGGCGGGGTGGGGCTGGCCGCCGTCGACCTCGGCGTGGCGCTGGGGGCGCGGGTGATCGCGGCGGCCTCCAGCCCGGACAAACTGGCGGTGTGTACCCGGCGGGGGGCCCACGCCGTCATCGACTACGACCGCGAGGACCTCAAAACCCGGATCAAGGAGATCACCGGCGACGGTGCGCAGGCCGTGCTCGACCCGGTCGGCGGATCCTACGCCGAACCGGCGCTGCGCTCCCTGGCCCGCGGCGGCCGCTTCGTCACCCTGGGCTACGCGTCGGGGTCGATCCCGTCGATCCCGCTGAACCTGGTGATGCTCAAGGGAATCACCGTGGTCGGCATGGAGATCCGCACCTTCGCCGAGGACTTCCCCACCGAGAACGCCCGCGATCTGGCCGAGCTGGCGGAGTTGTTCGCCGACGGCCGGGTCAGCCCCTACATCGGGGCGCGGTTTCCGCTGGAGCAGACCGCGACCGCGTTGCGCTACGTCGCCGACCGCAAGGCGATCGGCAAGGTCATCATCGACGTCTGA
- a CDS encoding TetR/AcrR family transcriptional regulator, which produces MTRVDAAVHRALDERTRQATDEVERILAAAVTVLERVAPDEPRVGDIVAEAGSSKKAFYRYFAGKDDLLRAVMERGVAIVVSYLRHHLAKEPDPRSQVARWIRGTVAQVSDPHLLSMSRAASTQLTATGPRFVDDEILRPLRDLLTGPVTALGGPDPGRDADTVFTCTLATMRRYLGGTAEPTRADVDHLVAFCLRGLGS; this is translated from the coding sequence GTGACCCGCGTCGACGCCGCCGTGCACCGCGCGCTCGACGAGCGCACCCGGCAGGCCACCGACGAGGTGGAGCGCATCCTGGCCGCCGCGGTGACGGTGCTCGAGCGGGTCGCCCCCGACGAACCCCGGGTCGGCGACATCGTCGCCGAGGCGGGCTCGTCGAAGAAGGCGTTCTACCGCTACTTCGCCGGCAAGGACGACCTTTTGCGCGCGGTGATGGAGCGCGGCGTCGCGATCGTGGTGTCCTACCTGCGCCATCATCTGGCCAAGGAACCCGATCCGCGGTCCCAGGTGGCCAGGTGGATCCGGGGTACGGTGGCGCAGGTGTCCGATCCCCACCTGCTGAGCATGAGCCGCGCGGCCAGTACTCAGCTGACCGCGACCGGGCCGCGGTTCGTCGACGACGAGATCCTGCGCCCGCTGCGCGACCTGCTCACCGGCCCGGTGACCGCACTCGGGGGACCGGACCCGGGCCGCGACGCCGACACGGTGTTCACCTGCACGCTGGCCACCATGCGCCGCTACCTGGGCGGCACCGCCGAGCCCACGCGGGCCGACGTCGATCACCTGGTGGCGTTCTGCCTACGCGGATTGGGGAGCTGA